A stretch of the Azorhizobium caulinodans ORS 571 genome encodes the following:
- a CDS encoding anti-sigma factor, which produces MNLSEDDRQFVAEYVLGTLPAALRLMIRSRIEEERAFGAVSRQWEQRLSPLHELVVPVAPPADLWRDVAVNLIPRPIERTPDEPAKPADAKGKAKDGKGAKEAKGAKGPGGFAIPAAVDAAEAPPIIELAPNAAILSQMRRWRWATIGLGVLLVACAGTFGYREWDRSVAQRYFALLQEGRAASVLVRIDVSDGDVTVRPLVDPAPAGKSYQLWIVPDGQSPRSLGTFSSSFATRSDVVRKLGAKVAAKATLQVTLEPEGGTSELPSGDVLYSGRLLPE; this is translated from the coding sequence ATGAACCTCTCCGAGGACGATCGTCAGTTCGTCGCCGAATATGTGCTCGGCACGCTTCCGGCCGCTCTGCGGCTGATGATCCGCAGCCGGATCGAGGAGGAGCGCGCGTTCGGTGCCGTGTCCCGGCAATGGGAACAGCGCCTGTCGCCGCTGCACGAGCTGGTGGTGCCGGTCGCGCCGCCGGCCGATCTGTGGCGCGATGTCGCCGTCAATCTCATTCCCCGTCCCATCGAGCGCACGCCGGACGAGCCCGCCAAGCCTGCCGATGCGAAGGGCAAGGCCAAGGACGGGAAAGGGGCGAAGGAAGCTAAGGGAGCGAAGGGGCCGGGCGGCTTCGCCATTCCCGCAGCCGTCGATGCCGCCGAGGCGCCGCCGATCATCGAACTCGCCCCCAACGCTGCCATCCTCAGCCAGATGCGCCGCTGGCGCTGGGCCACCATCGGCCTCGGCGTGCTGCTGGTCGCCTGCGCCGGCACCTTCGGTTATCGCGAATGGGATCGCTCGGTGGCCCAGCGCTATTTTGCCCTGCTGCAGGAAGGGCGCGCCGCATCCGTCCTCGTGCGGATCGATGTCAGCGACGGCGACGTGACCGTGCGCCCGCTGGTTGATCCCGCGCCCGCCGGCAAGTCCTATCAACTCTGGATCGTGCCGGACGGCCAGTCGCCCCGCTCGCTCGGCACCTTCTCGTCCAGCTTCGCCACCCGGTCGGACGTCGTGCGCAAGCTGGGCGCCAAGGTGGCGGCCAAGGCCACGCTCCAGGTGACGCTGGAGCCGGAAGGCGGCACATCCGAATTGCCGAGCGGCGACGTGCTCTATTCGGGACGCCTTTTGCCGGAGTGA
- a CDS encoding calcium:proton antiporter has protein sequence MPFIWLAYFFPLAALALGLAVSVLPVPFTGGLSFIETVLLIGTSFAAVHHAEGISSRIGQPFGTLILTLSVTVIEVSVLVAMMLNGENNPGVGREAVLSTVMFVCTGVVGACLLVGALRHREQEVRQQGVNGYLSVIIAISVLCLLLPQNTHAGLMGAVDPFQISFIMCGTVVLYGAFLFMQTVRHRADFMPEASEPAPARPRRLVVHIPLLLAALGGIVLVSSGVAAGVEELLDRLHLRDPDAVISAAVVAMLLLPETITAIRAARANDLQRSINTALGSALATIGLTMPAMVAISVWVDRPIYLGIEPEDRVQLLLVLVLSIVSFGTGRTNLLNGFVHLVLFAIYVMTLFVP, from the coding sequence ATGCCGTTCATCTGGCTCGCTTATTTCTTTCCCCTCGCCGCGCTCGCCCTCGGCCTTGCCGTTTCCGTCCTGCCCGTCCCTTTCACGGGGGGCCTGTCCTTCATCGAGACGGTGCTCCTCATCGGCACCTCCTTTGCGGCGGTCCACCATGCGGAGGGCATCTCGTCCCGGATCGGCCAGCCCTTCGGCACGCTGATCCTGACCCTGAGCGTCACCGTCATCGAGGTCTCGGTGCTTGTGGCCATGATGCTGAACGGCGAGAACAATCCCGGCGTCGGCCGGGAGGCCGTGCTCTCCACCGTCATGTTCGTCTGCACGGGGGTCGTGGGCGCCTGCCTGCTGGTGGGTGCGCTCCGCCACCGGGAGCAGGAGGTGCGCCAGCAGGGCGTGAACGGCTATCTTTCGGTCATCATCGCCATTTCGGTGCTGTGCCTGCTGCTGCCGCAAAACACCCACGCCGGCCTGATGGGTGCGGTGGATCCGTTCCAGATTTCCTTCATCATGTGCGGCACGGTGGTGCTCTACGGCGCCTTCCTCTTCATGCAGACGGTGCGCCACCGGGCGGACTTCATGCCGGAGGCGAGCGAGCCCGCCCCGGCGCGGCCGCGCCGTCTCGTGGTGCATATCCCGCTGCTGCTGGCGGCGCTCGGGGGCATCGTTCTTGTCTCGAGCGGGGTAGCTGCCGGCGTCGAGGAACTGCTCGACCGGCTGCATCTGCGCGATCCGGATGCCGTCATCAGCGCCGCCGTGGTGGCGATGCTGCTGCTGCCGGAGACCATCACCGCCATCCGCGCCGCCCGCGCCAACGATCTTCAGCGCAGCATCAACACGGCGCTCGGCTCGGCCCTTGCCACCATCGGCCTCACCATGCCGGCCATGGTGGCGATCAGCGTCTGGGTGGATCGTCCCATCTATCTGGGCATCGAGCCGGAGGACCGGGTGCAGTTGCTGCTGGTGCTGGTGCTGTCCATCGTCAGCTTCGGCACCGGGCGCACCAACCTGCTCAACGGCTTCGTGCATCTCGTGCTGTTCGCCATCTATGTGATGACGTTGTTCGTGCCGTGA
- a CDS encoding DUF2155 domain-containing protein, translated as MRFLRPASGFLVPAVAAVAMAAVCGDALAQSRNGIDSAPLLPPAGVGTPNYQGGYPGYPDNRPQPAQPAPAPQQPAQNQPYQGIYGINPQQQAPQQTQSQQQQNRYRQPVPQLPSGSTPAQAPAAPAPAGQAPAAQAPAGAQQPQPNNDVLVVEPPAEKIANPIAVYAGLDKITGRITSFEVGIGETVQFGALQVTPRACYTRPPTEPQNTTSFTEVNEITLKGEAKRIFTGWMFASSPGLHGVEHPIYDVWLTDCKQSAPGTAKPGGQK; from the coding sequence ATGCGTTTTCTCCGTCCCGCCTCCGGTTTCCTCGTCCCGGCCGTGGCGGCCGTTGCGATGGCGGCGGTCTGCGGGGACGCGCTCGCGCAGAGCCGCAATGGCATCGATTCCGCCCCGCTCCTGCCGCCGGCGGGCGTCGGTACGCCCAATTATCAGGGCGGCTATCCCGGCTATCCGGACAATCGGCCGCAGCCGGCCCAGCCCGCCCCGGCGCCGCAGCAGCCGGCGCAGAATCAGCCCTATCAGGGCATCTACGGCATCAATCCGCAGCAGCAGGCGCCGCAGCAGACGCAGTCGCAGCAGCAACAGAACCGCTATCGCCAGCCGGTGCCGCAGCTTCCGTCCGGTTCGACCCCCGCACAGGCGCCGGCGGCGCCAGCCCCCGCCGGGCAGGCGCCCGCTGCTCAGGCCCCCGCGGGGGCCCAGCAGCCGCAGCCGAACAATGACGTTCTGGTGGTGGAGCCTCCGGCGGAGAAGATCGCCAATCCGATCGCCGTCTATGCGGGCCTCGACAAGATCACCGGACGCATCACCTCCTTCGAGGTGGGCATTGGCGAGACGGTGCAGTTCGGCGCCCTTCAGGTGACGCCCCGTGCCTGCTACACGCGCCCGCCGACCGAGCCGCAGAACACCACGTCTTTCACGGAAGTGAACGAGATCACGCTGAAGGGCGAGGCCAAGCGCATCTTCACCGGGTGGATGTTTGCTTCCAGCCCCGGCCTGCACGGCGTCGAGCACCCGATCTATGACGTGTGGCTGACCGACTGCAAGCAGAGCGCCCCCGGCACGGCGAAGCCCGGCGGCCAGAAGTAG
- a CDS encoding sigma-70 family RNA polymerase sigma factor: MTSAERLTPLLAAIAERDLDAMEQLYKLSSPKLYGLCLRILRRPELARAALKSAYLRVWKSARTAPTDLDPLAWLVCVTREAALEMARTMENTGEAWEPFSVEDPADDPLAAPAHSPELKRLLACLGTLSEERRRMFLLAYYDGWSREALSVYFDAPMPTISTWLKRSVAEIDECLAK, translated from the coding sequence GTGACGAGCGCTGAACGCCTGACCCCGCTCCTCGCCGCCATCGCGGAGCGCGACCTCGACGCCATGGAACAGCTCTACAAGCTGTCCAGTCCGAAACTCTATGGCCTGTGCCTGCGCATCCTGCGCCGGCCGGAACTGGCGCGCGCCGCCCTCAAGAGCGCCTATCTGCGCGTGTGGAAGAGCGCCAGGACGGCCCCGACGGACCTCGACCCGCTCGCCTGGCTCGTGTGCGTGACCCGCGAGGCGGCGCTGGAGATGGCGCGGACCATGGAGAATACGGGCGAGGCCTGGGAGCCCTTCTCGGTGGAGGACCCGGCGGACGATCCGCTCGCAGCGCCCGCGCATTCGCCCGAACTGAAGCGCCTGCTCGCCTGCCTCGGCACCTTGTCGGAGGAGCGCCGGCGCATGTTCCTGCTCGCTTATTATGACGGCTGGAGCCGCGAGGCGCTGTCCGTCTATTTCGACGCCCCCATGCCCACCATCAGCACCTGGCTGAAGCGCAGCGTGGCCGAGATCGACGAGTGTCTGGCCAAATGA
- a CDS encoding NADH:ubiquinone oxidoreductase subunit NDUFA12, with translation MKELLLYIFAWWHKATPGTLLWTRRFGELVGHDEFGNAYYRTKGGKVDPTLGFQRRWVLYSGYADSTTVPPGWYGWLHHRVDTPPTEETYTPRPWQKPHHRNYTGTPLAYRPKGSVQAGGHRPRVTGDYNAWSPGE, from the coding sequence GTGAAAGAGTTGCTGCTCTACATCTTCGCCTGGTGGCACAAGGCGACTCCCGGCACCCTGCTGTGGACCCGCCGCTTCGGCGAACTCGTCGGCCATGACGAATTCGGCAACGCCTACTACCGCACCAAGGGCGGCAAGGTGGACCCGACGCTCGGCTTCCAGCGCCGCTGGGTGCTCTACAGCGGCTATGCCGACTCGACCACGGTTCCGCCCGGCTGGTACGGCTGGCTCCACCATCGCGTGGACACCCCGCCGACCGAAGAGACCTATACCCCCCGTCCGTGGCAGAAGCCGCACCACCGCAACTACACCGGCACGCCGCTCGCCTATCGCCCGAAGGGTTCGGTGCAGGCCGGCGGCCACCGCCCGCGCGTGACCGGCGACTACAACGCCTGGTCCCCCGGCGAGTGA
- the ctrA gene encoding response regulator transcription factor CtrA, which produces MRVLLIEDDSATAQSIELMLKSESFNVYTTDLGEEGVDLGKVYEYDIILLDLNLPDMSGFEVLRSLRLAKVKTPILILSGLANTEDKVKGFGFGADDYLTKPFHKDEMVARIHAIVRRSKGHAQSVIQTGDLIVNLDTKTVEVEGARVHLTGKEYQMLELLSLRKGTTLTKEMFLNHLYGGMDEPELKIIDVFICKLRKKLANASAGKNYIETVWGRGYVLREPNGTVERIAS; this is translated from the coding sequence ATGCGCGTCTTGCTCATCGAGGACGACAGTGCGACCGCCCAAAGCATCGAACTGATGCTGAAGTCGGAAAGTTTCAACGTCTACACGACGGATCTCGGTGAAGAAGGCGTCGATCTCGGCAAGGTGTACGAGTACGACATCATTCTTCTTGACCTGAACTTGCCGGACATGTCCGGTTTCGAGGTTCTGCGCTCGCTGCGCCTCGCCAAGGTCAAGACCCCCATCCTGATCCTTTCCGGCCTTGCCAATACCGAGGACAAGGTCAAGGGCTTTGGCTTCGGTGCGGACGATTATCTGACGAAGCCCTTCCACAAGGACGAGATGGTGGCGCGCATCCATGCCATCGTCCGCCGCTCGAAGGGCCATGCCCAGTCGGTGATCCAGACCGGCGACCTGATCGTCAACCTCGACACCAAGACGGTGGAGGTGGAGGGCGCGCGGGTGCATCTGACCGGCAAGGAATACCAGATGCTGGAACTCCTCTCCTTGCGCAAGGGCACGACCCTGACCAAGGAGATGTTCCTCAACCACCTCTACGGCGGCATGGACGAGCCGGAGCTGAAGATCATCGACGTCTTCATCTGCAAGCTCCGGAAGAAGCTCGCCAACGCCTCGGCCGGCAAGAACTATATCGAGACCGTCTGGGGTCGCGGCTATGTGCTGCGCGAGCCGAACGGCACGGTGGAGCGCATCGCGTCCTGA
- a CDS encoding sulfate/molybdate ABC transporter ATP-binding protein, with protein MTVAVSVENAVKRFGQQMALADISLDVAPGELVALLGPSGSGKTTLLRAIAGLEALDGGRIVLDGADAAHVPVRHRGIGFVFQQYALFRHMSVADNVAYGLRSRPRATRPSEADIRARVSDLLGLVQLEGYGGRYPAQLSGGQRQRVALARALAIEPKVLLLDEPFGALDALVRKELRAWLRELHDRTGHTTLFVTHDQDEALELADRVVVMSFGRIEQVGTPDEVYDQPATPQVFGFMGESSRLDVEVRDGAAFAAGGAVAVAIAPVPDGTGSLFVRPQDVSIAMAGTPGMEGIVRGYRRHGAIRRLTVDVAGGVVEADISPAVRAENGTKVAVRFNRARLFPATGAGADCRPPVAHQSGEYAI; from the coding sequence ATGACCGTTGCCGTTTCCGTGGAGAATGCCGTCAAGCGCTTCGGCCAGCAGATGGCGCTGGCCGATATCTCGCTGGATGTCGCGCCCGGTGAGCTTGTCGCGCTGCTGGGGCCGTCCGGCTCGGGAAAGACGACGCTGCTCAGGGCCATCGCCGGCCTCGAGGCACTCGACGGCGGGCGGATCGTCCTTGACGGCGCCGATGCGGCCCATGTTCCGGTGCGCCACCGCGGCATCGGCTTCGTGTTCCAGCAATATGCGCTCTTCCGCCATATGAGCGTCGCCGACAACGTGGCCTACGGGCTGCGCTCGCGCCCGCGCGCCACTCGCCCCTCCGAGGCGGACATCCGCGCGCGGGTCTCCGATCTGCTGGGCCTTGTCCAACTGGAGGGTTATGGCGGGCGCTATCCGGCGCAGCTCTCCGGCGGCCAGCGCCAGCGCGTGGCGCTCGCCCGGGCGCTCGCCATCGAGCCGAAGGTGCTGCTGCTGGACGAGCCGTTCGGCGCGCTCGACGCGCTGGTGCGCAAGGAATTGCGGGCCTGGCTGCGCGAGCTGCACGACCGCACCGGCCACACCACCCTGTTCGTGACCCACGATCAGGACGAGGCGCTGGAACTCGCCGACCGCGTGGTGGTGATGAGTTTCGGCCGCATCGAGCAGGTGGGGACCCCCGACGAGGTCTATGACCAGCCCGCGACGCCGCAGGTGTTCGGCTTCATGGGGGAATCGAGCCGGCTCGACGTGGAGGTGCGCGACGGCGCTGCCTTTGCCGCCGGCGGTGCGGTGGCCGTAGCCATCGCGCCGGTTCCGGACGGCACCGGATCGCTCTTCGTCCGTCCGCAGGACGTGTCCATCGCCATGGCCGGCACGCCGGGCATGGAAGGCATCGTGCGCGGCTACCGGCGCCATGGCGCCATCCGGCGGCTTACCGTGGACGTGGCCGGCGGAGTGGTGGAGGCGGACATCTCGCCGGCCGTCCGTGCCGAGAATGGCACCAAGGTCGCGGTGCGCTTCAATCGGGCGCGGCTCTTTCCCGCGACCGGCGCCGGTGCCGACTGCCGGCCGCCAGTGGCCCACCAGAGCGGCGAATATGCCATCTGA
- the aat gene encoding leucyl/phenylalanyl-tRNA--protein transferase, translating to MSRPREPFVEITPDVLLKAYACGIFPMAESADDPGLYWIEPDRRGIIPLDGFHIPSRLARTIRQDKFEIRIDTDFEGVISGCATPQEGREKTWINPRIRRLYGELFDRGQCHTVEAWRDGKLVGGLYGVELGAAFFGESMFHYERDASKVALAHLVARLKVGGFKLLDTQFITGHLSGFGALEVTRRHYHRLLEESVSARADFYFWPPGFAVPGALCLQSVSHTS from the coding sequence ATGAGCCGACCGCGCGAGCCCTTTGTCGAGATCACGCCCGATGTCCTGCTGAAGGCCTATGCCTGCGGGATCTTTCCCATGGCGGAAAGCGCGGACGATCCGGGACTTTACTGGATCGAGCCCGACCGGCGCGGCATCATCCCGCTCGACGGGTTTCACATTCCCTCGCGCCTTGCCCGCACGATCCGGCAGGACAAGTTCGAGATCCGCATCGACACCGATTTCGAGGGCGTGATTTCCGGCTGCGCCACCCCGCAGGAGGGCCGCGAGAAGACCTGGATCAACCCGCGCATCCGCCGGCTCTATGGAGAGCTGTTCGATCGCGGCCAGTGCCACACGGTGGAGGCCTGGCGGGACGGCAAGCTGGTGGGCGGGCTCTATGGCGTGGAACTCGGCGCCGCCTTCTTTGGCGAGAGCATGTTCCATTATGAGCGCGACGCCTCGAAGGTGGCGCTGGCGCATCTCGTCGCCCGGCTGAAGGTCGGCGGCTTCAAGCTGCTCGACACCCAGTTCATCACCGGCCACCTGAGCGGCTTCGGGGCGCTCGAGGTCACCCGCCGGCACTACCACCGGCTGCTGGAGGAGTCGGTCTCCGCCCGGGCCGACTTCTACTTCTGGCCGCCGGGCTTCGCCGTGCCGGGGGCGCTCTGCTTGCAGTCGGTCAGCCACACGTCATAG
- the speB gene encoding agmatinase — translation MSSDPLAPRPVDRALDPGFRHGQSMEPNYSGVTSFLRRRYARDGGGAEVVVWGVPLDVTVSNRPGTRFGPRALRAASSILDGDPLFPFRADPFAALDMADAGDCVFDYGLPASIPAAIEAQAARLYATGAHLVTLGGDHFLTYPILKALVAKTGAPVALVQFDAHQDTWDDDGTRVDHGTMITRAVKDGLIRVDRSIQVGIRTHAPQDYGIAIIDGFQAGDLGPKGIAAAIAARVGDAPVYLSFDIDAIDPAFAPGTGTPVCGGLSSREALDTLRRLGGLDLKGFDVVEVSPPYDHADVTALAGASLAACYLGVLAGRKASGASIVP, via the coding sequence ATGTCGAGTGATCCCCTGGCGCCGCGCCCTGTCGATCGCGCGCTGGACCCCGGCTTCCGGCATGGCCAGTCCATGGAGCCGAACTATTCCGGCGTCACGTCCTTCCTGCGCCGGCGCTATGCCCGGGATGGCGGCGGCGCGGAGGTGGTCGTGTGGGGCGTGCCTCTGGACGTCACCGTCTCCAACCGGCCGGGCACCCGCTTCGGGCCGCGCGCGCTCCGCGCCGCCTCCAGCATCCTCGACGGCGATCCGCTGTTTCCGTTCCGCGCCGATCCCTTCGCCGCGCTGGACATGGCGGACGCGGGTGATTGCGTGTTCGATTACGGCCTGCCGGCCTCCATCCCCGCCGCCATCGAGGCGCAGGCGGCCCGTCTCTATGCCACCGGCGCCCATCTGGTGACGCTCGGCGGCGATCATTTCCTCACCTATCCGATCCTGAAGGCGCTGGTGGCAAAGACCGGCGCGCCAGTGGCGCTCGTCCAGTTCGACGCCCATCAGGACACCTGGGACGACGACGGGACCCGCGTCGATCACGGCACCATGATTACCCGCGCGGTGAAGGACGGGCTGATCCGGGTGGATCGCTCCATCCAGGTCGGTATCCGCACCCACGCGCCGCAGGATTACGGCATCGCGATCATCGACGGCTTTCAGGCCGGCGATCTCGGGCCGAAGGGGATCGCTGCCGCCATCGCGGCGCGCGTGGGCGATGCGCCGGTCTACCTCTCCTTCGATATCGACGCGATCGATCCCGCCTTTGCGCCCGGCACCGGCACGCCGGTCTGCGGGGGGCTGTCGAGCCGCGAGGCGCTCGATACCCTGCGCCGGCTCGGCGGGCTCGATCTCAAGGGTTTCGATGTGGTGGAAGTCTCGCCGCCCTATGACCATGCGGACGTAACGGCACTCGCCGGTGCATCCCTCGCCGCCTGCTATCTGGGCGTGCTTGCGGGCCGCAAGGCCTCCGGTGCATCCATCGTCCCTTGA
- a CDS encoding GGDEF domain-containing protein, giving the protein MVTLDFQTIGFAAVVLATLMGALLLLAWAYVRSETCLIFWGVTDLFCAGSVAVLTAANGRLGPNVAPFSNGWLLTGAALTYCGMRAFDRRPITLPIWLAVIATPLFYYIACVLFLPNVNDRVVLYTFICCCWFGGSAYVLAHVPSYAPAFSRMLVALFLAGMCTIQVVRLAGSLAGFRPLGGDMTSEQMAWTFAAGLFFTVGLNFGGMFMVLDRMASCDELTELSNRRSLLMGASALLRSALASGRPVSVLLVDLDHFKSINDRFGHRTGDQVLRAFAQVARKLLRRGDLVGRYGGEEFCLVLKDAGSDVACVMAERLRRQVMDDLREVEGHAVEATVAIGVASLEAGQRVAGIDRMIDAADHALYAAKDGGRNRVVLAAPLVTPQPAAPHAGGAAASTGVA; this is encoded by the coding sequence ATGGTCACCCTCGATTTCCAGACGATAGGCTTCGCCGCTGTGGTGCTGGCCACCCTCATGGGTGCGCTGCTGCTGCTGGCGTGGGCCTATGTCCGGAGCGAGACCTGCCTCATCTTCTGGGGTGTCACGGACCTGTTCTGTGCCGGCTCGGTCGCCGTCCTGACCGCCGCCAACGGGCGTCTGGGGCCGAACGTGGCGCCCTTCAGCAACGGCTGGCTTCTGACGGGGGCCGCCCTCACCTATTGCGGCATGCGCGCCTTCGACCGGCGCCCGATCACGCTGCCCATCTGGCTGGCGGTGATCGCCACGCCCCTCTTCTATTATATTGCGTGCGTGCTGTTCCTGCCCAACGTGAACGACAGGGTGGTGCTCTACACCTTCATCTGCTGTTGCTGGTTCGGCGGCTCCGCCTACGTGCTCGCCCACGTGCCGTCCTATGCGCCGGCGTTTTCCCGCATGCTGGTCGCCCTCTTCCTTGCCGGCATGTGCACCATACAGGTGGTGCGGCTCGCAGGCAGTCTCGCCGGCTTCCGGCCGCTCGGCGGCGACATGACATCAGAGCAGATGGCCTGGACCTTCGCCGCCGGCCTCTTCTTCACCGTAGGGCTGAACTTCGGCGGCATGTTCATGGTGCTGGACCGCATGGCCAGCTGTGACGAACTGACCGAACTCAGCAACCGCCGTTCGCTGCTCATGGGCGCCAGCGCCCTGCTGCGCTCGGCCCTTGCCTCGGGGCGTCCGGTCTCGGTGCTGCTGGTGGATCTCGATCACTTCAAGTCCATCAACGACCGCTTCGGCCACCGGACCGGCGATCAGGTGCTGCGGGCCTTCGCGCAGGTTGCGCGCAAGCTGCTGCGCCGGGGCGATCTCGTGGGGCGCTATGGCGGCGAGGAATTCTGCCTCGTGCTCAAGGATGCCGGATCGGATGTGGCCTGCGTAATGGCGGAGCGCCTGCGGCGGCAGGTAATGGACGATCTGCGGGAAGTGGAAGGCCATGCGGTGGAGGCCACGGTCGCGATCGGCGTCGCAAGCCTGGAGGCCGGGCAGCGCGTGGCCGGCATCGACCGCATGATCGATGCCGCGGACCATGCGCTCTATGCCGCCAAGGACGGAGGCCGCAACCGGGTGGTGCTCGCGGCGCCGCTCGTCACGCCCCAGCCGGCGGCCCCGCACGCCGGGGGCGCCGCCGCCTCCACGGGCGTCGCCTGA
- a CDS encoding DnaJ C-terminal domain-containing protein has product MRDPYDILGVAKTADEAEIKRAFRRQAKQLHPDANTSDPKAQDKFAELNSAYELLSDKDKRGQFDRGEIDAEGKPRMHDFAGFGAGGRGGRSRGFSGFDGDTIFESFTFGPEGQTGYTRRGGGGGRAGGPNFDDIGDIFGFGRQQRAAGGGFTPKRGDDVEMTVTVDLEEAAQGASKRVTLPNGKTVELKIAAGTAEGHKMRLKGQGEQSFEGGSPGDAFVTIAYAPHPRFRRDGEDLRTEVMVPLEDAVLGAKVRVPTLSGAVELNVPAWTSGGRTFRLRGKGMPKTGGGAGDLLVTTNVALPETPDAELEALLRKRRDKGAA; this is encoded by the coding sequence ATGCGCGATCCTTACGACATCCTCGGCGTAGCGAAGACCGCCGACGAAGCCGAGATCAAGCGCGCCTTTCGGCGCCAGGCCAAACAGTTGCACCCCGACGCCAACACGTCGGACCCGAAGGCGCAGGACAAGTTTGCCGAGCTGAATTCCGCCTACGAGCTCCTGTCCGACAAGGACAAGCGCGGCCAGTTCGACCGCGGTGAGATCGATGCGGAGGGCAAGCCGCGGATGCACGATTTCGCCGGCTTCGGCGCGGGCGGACGTGGCGGCCGGTCCCGCGGCTTCAGCGGCTTCGACGGCGACACGATTTTCGAGAGCTTCACCTTCGGCCCCGAAGGCCAGACCGGCTATACCCGCCGGGGCGGCGGAGGCGGCCGCGCGGGCGGTCCGAACTTCGACGACATCGGCGACATCTTCGGCTTCGGCCGCCAGCAGCGCGCCGCCGGGGGCGGCTTTACGCCCAAGCGGGGGGACGACGTGGAGATGACCGTCACCGTCGACCTCGAGGAGGCGGCCCAGGGCGCGAGCAAGCGCGTCACCTTGCCCAACGGCAAGACGGTGGAGCTGAAGATCGCCGCCGGCACGGCGGAAGGGCACAAGATGCGCCTGAAGGGGCAGGGCGAGCAGAGCTTCGAGGGCGGCAGCCCCGGCGACGCCTTCGTGACCATCGCCTATGCGCCCCATCCCCGCTTCCGCCGCGACGGCGAGGACCTGCGCACCGAGGTGATGGTGCCGCTGGAAGATGCGGTTCTGGGCGCCAAAGTGCGCGTGCCGACCCTCTCGGGTGCGGTCGAGCTCAACGTTCCGGCCTGGACCTCGGGCGGGCGGACCTTCCGCCTGCGCGGCAAGGGCATGCCCAAGACGGGCGGCGGCGCGGGCGATCTCCTCGTCACCACGAACGTTGCCCTGCCCGAGACGCCCGACGCGGAACTCGAGGCGCTGCTGCGCAAGCGCCGGGACAAGGGGGCCGCCTGA